A genomic stretch from Deltaproteobacteria bacterium GWC2_65_14 includes:
- a CDS encoding acetyl-CoA acetyltransferase, with amino-acid sequence MLTKAFIPYRGYYSTPFVRWQGSLANEHSILLGANTSRRFFAARGWDPAIFDYVLVGSTVYQKQWFYSGPWAAGVMGAAGVPGVLVSQACSTSTFAVYQAGMGVETGMFGTSWCLLADRTSNGPHAVWPNPGGPGGQAIAEDWVMDNFGKDPWAGGAMIQTAENVSKEYGVTREECDAIVLMRQEQYRDSLANDREFQKRYLFPVEVQLSRKKTITVEADDGVTSSTKEGLAALRPLLPEGVHTFGSQTYPADGNCGLCVTTREKAKELSADNGVLVRIVSFGYARTKKGFMAAAVAPSAQQALDNAGIQVKDLAAVKTHNPFASNDAVLSKVLGIPLDGMNRNGSSLIYGHPQGPTGARLIIEGIEEVAMQGGGYLLFSGCAAGDTAASLVLKIG; translated from the coding sequence ATGCTGACGAAAGCGTTCATCCCGTACCGAGGCTATTACAGCACCCCGTTCGTCCGCTGGCAGGGGTCGCTGGCGAACGAGCACTCGATCCTCCTGGGGGCGAACACCTCCAGGCGGTTCTTCGCGGCCCGGGGATGGGATCCCGCGATCTTCGACTATGTCCTGGTCGGGAGCACGGTCTACCAGAAGCAGTGGTTCTACAGCGGCCCGTGGGCCGCGGGGGTGATGGGAGCCGCCGGCGTTCCCGGCGTCCTGGTGAGCCAGGCCTGCTCCACCTCCACCTTCGCCGTCTACCAGGCCGGCATGGGGGTCGAGACCGGAATGTTCGGGACCAGCTGGTGCCTGCTGGCCGACCGGACCTCGAACGGGCCGCACGCCGTCTGGCCGAACCCGGGCGGCCCCGGCGGCCAGGCGATCGCCGAGGACTGGGTCATGGACAACTTCGGGAAGGACCCCTGGGCGGGGGGGGCGATGATCCAGACCGCGGAAAACGTCAGCAAGGAGTACGGGGTCACCCGCGAGGAGTGCGACGCCATCGTCCTGATGCGGCAGGAGCAGTACCGGGATTCCCTGGCGAACGACCGGGAGTTCCAGAAGCGCTACCTGTTCCCGGTCGAGGTCCAGCTCTCGAGGAAGAAGACGATCACCGTCGAGGCGGACGATGGGGTCACCTCCAGCACGAAGGAGGGGCTTGCCGCCCTTCGCCCTCTCCTCCCCGAGGGGGTGCACACCTTCGGCTCGCAGACCTACCCGGCCGACGGCAACTGCGGCCTCTGCGTGACCACCCGGGAGAAGGCGAAGGAGCTCTCCGCCGACAACGGCGTCCTGGTCCGGATCGTCTCCTTCGGGTATGCCCGGACCAAGAAGGGCTTCATGGCGGCCGCGGTGGCCCCGTCGGCCCAGCAGGCGCTCGACAACGCCGGGATCCAGGTGAAGGACCTGGCCGCCGTCAAGACGCACAACCCCTTCGCCTCCAACGACGCGGTGTTGTCCAAGGTCCTGGGCATTCCCCTGGACGGGATGAACAGGAACGGCTCCTCCCTCATCTACGGACATCCCCAGGGACCCACCGGGGCGCGTCTCATCATCGAGGGGATCGAGGAAGTGGCGATGCAGGGGGGCGGATACCTGCTCTTCTCGGGATGCGCGGCCGGCGACACCGCCGCCTCGCTCGTGCTGAAGATCGGGTAG
- a CDS encoding 3-hydroxybutyryl-CoA dehydrogenase — MKIDEIRTVGVAGAGSMGAGIAQVAAQSGFQVQVVDVTEAACDRARKGIAKGLEKQVSKEKMTAEQMKEVQGRIRFSTDVGSLKGIPFLIEAVFEDIVVKKELFGKLDAICGEETVYASNTSSLAITEMASLVKRPAQFVGMHFFNPVPVMRLVEVIPAMQTGQATVDLALAMAQKLGKTAITCKDTPGFVVNRLLIPYLLDAVRLLEQGVASSQDIDTAMKLGAGMPMGPFELMDFTGVEISYLVGEIFHGYTKESRFAPPGLIRNMVKAGYLGKKTGKGFYEYPAK; from the coding sequence ATGAAGATCGACGAGATCCGGACGGTAGGAGTCGCGGGCGCCGGCAGCATGGGCGCCGGGATCGCACAGGTCGCCGCCCAGTCGGGCTTTCAGGTCCAGGTGGTGGACGTCACGGAGGCGGCCTGCGACAGGGCCCGGAAGGGGATCGCCAAGGGGCTCGAGAAGCAGGTCAGCAAGGAGAAGATGACCGCGGAGCAGATGAAGGAGGTGCAGGGGCGGATCCGCTTCTCCACCGATGTCGGCTCGCTGAAGGGGATCCCCTTCCTCATCGAGGCGGTCTTCGAGGACATCGTCGTGAAGAAGGAGCTCTTCGGGAAGCTCGACGCGATCTGCGGCGAGGAGACGGTCTACGCCAGCAACACCTCCTCCCTCGCGATCACCGAGATGGCCTCCCTCGTGAAGCGGCCCGCGCAGTTCGTCGGGATGCACTTCTTCAACCCGGTCCCGGTGATGCGGCTGGTCGAGGTGATCCCGGCGATGCAGACCGGGCAGGCCACCGTGGATCTGGCGCTGGCGATGGCGCAGAAGCTGGGAAAGACCGCCATCACCTGCAAGGACACCCCCGGCTTCGTCGTGAACCGCCTCCTGATCCCCTACCTGCTCGACGCCGTCCGCCTCCTTGAGCAGGGGGTGGCGTCGTCCCAGGACATCGACACCGCCATGAAGCTGGGCGCCGGCATGCCGATGGGGCCCTTCGAGCTGATGGACTTCACCGGGGTCGAGATCTCCTACCTGGTCGGGGAGATCTTCCACGGGTACACGAAGGAGTCCCGGTTCGCCCCTCCCGGGCTGATCCGGAACATGGTGAAGGCCGGGTATCTCGGGAAGAAGACCGGCAAGGGCTTTTACGAATATCC
- a CDS encoding enoyl-CoA hydratase, which translates to MGYRFLDMQREGRILTVGLNRPPLNALGREFGEELFRAFTEAGQMEEVTVVVVRSLLEKAFVAGADIKEMAAMNREESEAFSKRLQETFSLLPRMRKVVIAAIQGHALGGGCELALACDYRFMAAGKGRIGLPEATLGILPGAGGTQRLPRLIGLGKAMDILLRGKTMEAEEALAIGLVDRVIRTERFLGEVTAFANELASGAGKAMGFIKTAVHEGIGLPMEEALAVERKYGLENLGSHDAKEGLAAFAERRKPDFRSR; encoded by the coding sequence ATGGGATACCGGTTCCTCGATATGCAGCGGGAAGGCCGGATCCTGACCGTCGGCCTCAACCGTCCTCCCCTGAACGCCCTGGGCAGGGAGTTCGGGGAGGAGCTCTTCCGGGCCTTCACCGAGGCCGGGCAGATGGAAGAGGTGACGGTGGTGGTCGTCCGGAGCCTCCTGGAGAAGGCCTTCGTCGCCGGGGCCGACATCAAGGAGATGGCCGCGATGAACCGCGAGGAGTCCGAGGCCTTCTCGAAGCGGCTCCAGGAGACCTTCTCCCTCCTTCCCCGCATGCGGAAGGTGGTGATCGCCGCGATCCAGGGGCATGCCCTCGGAGGCGGCTGCGAGCTGGCGCTGGCCTGCGACTACCGGTTCATGGCGGCGGGGAAAGGGCGGATCGGGCTTCCGGAGGCGACGCTGGGGATCCTTCCCGGCGCGGGCGGCACCCAGCGGCTCCCCCGGCTGATCGGGCTCGGGAAGGCGATGGACATCCTCCTCCGGGGGAAGACGATGGAGGCGGAGGAGGCGCTGGCGATCGGACTCGTCGACCGGGTGATCCGGACGGAGCGCTTCCTGGGGGAGGTGACGGCCTTCGCGAACGAGCTCGCGTCGGGGGCCGGGAAGGCGATGGGCTTCATCAAGACCGCGGTGCACGAGGGGATCGGGCTTCCGATGGAGGAGGCGCTGGCCGTCGAGCGGAAATACGGACTGGAGAACCTCGGGAGCCACGACGCGAAGGAGGGACTTGCCGCCTTCGCCGAGCGGCGGAAGCCCGACTTCCGGAGCAGATAG